One window of the Klebsiella oxytoca genome contains the following:
- a CDS encoding FosA family fosfomycin resistance glutathione transferase gives MLSGLNHLTLAVSQLAPSVAFYQQLPGMTLHACWDNGAYFSCGDLWLCLSLDPQRRVTPPEESDYTHYAFSIAEEDFALFAGRLNAAGVPVWKTNKSEGASHYFLDPDGHKLELHVGSLAQRLAACRKQPYKGMVFFGK, from the coding sequence AAGCGGATTAAATCACCTGACCCTGGCGGTCAGCCAGCTGGCGCCGAGCGTGGCGTTTTATCAGCAGCTGCCGGGGATGACGCTGCACGCCTGCTGGGATAACGGTGCGTATTTTTCCTGCGGCGACCTCTGGCTGTGCCTGTCGCTGGACCCGCAGCGGCGCGTTACCCCGCCGGAGGAGAGCGACTACACCCACTACGCGTTCAGCATTGCGGAGGAGGATTTCGCGCTTTTTGCCGGGCGGCTGAATGCGGCTGGCGTGCCGGTTTGGAAAACCAACAAAAGCGAAGGCGCGTCGCACTACTTCCTCGATCCGGACGGCCACAAGCTGGAGCTGCACGTCGGTAGCCTCGCTCAGCGTCTGGCGGCGTGCCGGAAGCAGCCCTATAAAGGTATGGTGTTTTTTGGCAAGTGA
- a CDS encoding APC family permease — protein sequence MSVEQFGYKQELHRALTFRDLLVYGMIFMVPIAPFGVFGYVWDGAQGMVALAYLIGMVAMFFTAMSYWSMSRAFPVSGSVYAYAQRGIHPIVGFFAGWLILLDYILVPSLLYIVSAAALAPMLPGVPGWLWIVGFITINSLINLRGITFTARANNTILIAEIVVLSVFVVLGLIALYSGAGAGHLTLDPLYNADKFSLPLVMGAVSIAVLSFLGFDGISTLSEETKGGVDTVGKASLGALMLVGSLFILQTWIAADLAQGMTFSSLDTAFYDTANLAGGGWLKYVTMWSTVISWGIANALVAQAAVSRILFAMARDKQLPQLLAKVHPRLKTPYVSTLFVALISLASGLRFYGDIDNLSRLVNFGALMGFLVLHIAVINHYIIRQKSRNLVVHLLFPVVGLCIIGFVIYEMDVQAKVLGLSWLAVGVVYYLLMRLVLKRDVELKLEG from the coding sequence ATGAGCGTTGAACAATTTGGCTATAAGCAGGAGCTGCACCGGGCGCTGACGTTCCGCGACCTGCTGGTCTACGGCATGATTTTTATGGTGCCCATCGCCCCGTTTGGCGTCTTTGGCTACGTCTGGGACGGCGCGCAGGGCATGGTGGCGCTGGCCTATCTCATCGGTATGGTGGCGATGTTCTTTACCGCCATGAGCTACTGGTCGATGTCGCGCGCCTTCCCTGTTTCTGGTTCGGTATACGCATATGCCCAACGCGGTATTCATCCCATTGTTGGCTTTTTTGCCGGATGGCTGATCCTGCTGGACTATATTCTGGTGCCGTCGCTGCTCTATATCGTCAGCGCGGCGGCGTTAGCGCCCATGCTGCCGGGCGTGCCGGGATGGCTGTGGATTGTCGGCTTTATTACCATCAACAGCCTGATTAACCTGCGCGGCATTACCTTTACCGCACGCGCCAATAACACGATACTGATCGCGGAGATCGTGGTGCTGTCGGTGTTCGTCGTGCTGGGGCTGATTGCGCTCTACTCCGGCGCCGGGGCGGGCCATCTGACCCTCGACCCGCTCTATAACGCCGATAAGTTCAGCCTGCCGCTGGTGATGGGCGCGGTCTCCATCGCCGTGCTCTCGTTCCTCGGCTTCGACGGGATCTCCACGCTTTCGGAAGAAACGAAAGGCGGGGTGGATACCGTGGGTAAGGCATCGCTGGGCGCGCTGATGCTGGTGGGGTCGCTGTTTATCCTGCAGACCTGGATTGCCGCCGACCTGGCACAGGGCATGACGTTCAGCAGCCTCGATACTGCCTTCTACGATACCGCTAATCTGGCGGGCGGCGGCTGGCTGAAGTATGTCACCATGTGGTCGACGGTGATCTCCTGGGGCATTGCCAACGCGCTGGTGGCGCAGGCCGCCGTGTCGCGCATTCTGTTTGCGATGGCGCGCGATAAGCAGCTGCCGCAGCTGCTGGCGAAAGTGCATCCGCGGCTGAAAACGCCTTACGTCAGCACCCTGTTTGTGGCGCTGATTTCGCTGGCTTCCGGCCTCCGGTTCTATGGCGATATCGATAACCTCAGCCGTCTGGTGAACTTCGGCGCGCTGATGGGCTTCCTGGTGCTGCATATCGCCGTGATAAACCATTACATCATTCGCCAGAAATCACGCAATCTGGTGGTACACCTGCTGTTCCCGGTGGTAGGTCTGTGCATTATCGGCTTTGTTATTTATGAAATGGACGTGCAGGCCAAAGTGCTTGGGCTGAGCTGGCTGGCGGTTGGCGTGGTCTATTACCTGCTAATGCGCCTGGTGCTCAAGCGCGATGTGGAACTGAAGCTGGAAGGCTAG
- a CDS encoding acetamidase/formamidase family protein gives MKITKDRVVYAMSRDNAPVATVSSGSEVLFETCDCFSDQITSADAVFNELDWQRVNPATGPVYIEGAEPGDALKVTIKRISLTSQQAVMVTAPQLGVIGDELDAPKVTIVPIENDHAVLPGNVRVPLNPMVGVIGVAPAGEAISCGTPDSHGGNMDCKMITAGSTLWLPVNVPGALFGLGDLHAAMGDGEVSVCGLEIPGEVLVELTVVKNRKLPLPMLENSETLFTLASAQTLDDAAAMATRNMAHFIADNTSLTLAEAISILSIAGDLQICQVVDPLKTCRYALPKSVAEQLSLSIAGVQG, from the coding sequence ATGAAAATAACCAAAGACCGAGTGGTTTACGCCATGTCGCGAGATAACGCTCCTGTCGCTACCGTCAGCAGCGGCAGTGAAGTGCTGTTTGAAACCTGCGACTGCTTCTCCGATCAAATCACCTCCGCCGATGCCGTATTTAACGAGCTGGACTGGCAACGCGTTAATCCGGCGACGGGGCCGGTCTACATTGAGGGCGCCGAGCCGGGCGACGCGCTCAAGGTCACCATCAAGCGTATTTCCCTGACCAGCCAACAGGCGGTGATGGTCACCGCGCCGCAGCTGGGGGTGATTGGCGACGAGCTTGATGCCCCGAAGGTCACTATCGTGCCCATTGAAAACGACCATGCCGTGCTGCCCGGCAACGTGCGCGTGCCGCTCAATCCGATGGTCGGCGTAATTGGCGTCGCGCCTGCCGGGGAAGCTATCTCCTGCGGCACGCCGGACAGCCACGGCGGCAATATGGACTGCAAAATGATTACCGCCGGCAGCACCCTGTGGCTGCCAGTCAACGTGCCCGGCGCGCTGTTCGGATTGGGAGATTTACACGCCGCAATGGGCGATGGTGAAGTTTCGGTTTGCGGTCTGGAAATTCCCGGCGAAGTACTGGTCGAGCTGACGGTGGTCAAAAACCGCAAGCTGCCGCTGCCGATGCTCGAAAACAGTGAGACCCTGTTTACCCTCGCTTCAGCCCAGACGCTTGATGATGCCGCCGCCATGGCTACCCGCAATATGGCACATTTTATCGCCGACAATACGTCCCTGACGCTGGCTGAAGCGATCAGTATTCTGAGCATCGCCGGCGACCTGCAAATCTGTCAGGTAGTCGACCCGCTAAAAACCTGCCGCTATGCGTTACCTAAATCGGTAGCTGAACAGCTCTCCCTGAGCATCGCTGGAGTACAGGGATGA
- the symE gene encoding endoribonuclease SymE, whose product MTTPHSIAEFTDPEVSPENNRKGTVSYASRFEDRQRIPAIIMKGQWLEAAGFATGAKIDIKVMEGCIVITAKQPEPELVESLRQLHKLSARKQKQVRALIGAIAGQKRKLA is encoded by the coding sequence ATGACTACCCCGCATTCTATTGCAGAATTCACCGATCCAGAAGTCTCCCCGGAAAATAACCGTAAAGGCACCGTCAGTTACGCGAGCCGCTTTGAAGATCGCCAGCGTATCCCGGCGATTATCATGAAAGGCCAGTGGCTGGAAGCTGCCGGTTTTGCCACCGGCGCCAAAATCGATATCAAAGTAATGGAAGGCTGTATCGTGATTACCGCGAAGCAGCCGGAGCCGGAACTGGTAGAGTCTCTGCGCCAGCTGCATAAGCTGTCGGCACGCAAGCAGAAGCAGGTGCGGGCGTTAATCGGCGCGATCGCCGGGCAGAAACGTAAGCTGGCCTAA
- a CDS encoding PLP-dependent aminotransferase family protein yields the protein MTRYQHLASLLAERIEQGLYRPGEKLPSVRSLSQEHGVSISTVQQAYQTLEQQQLIVPQPRSGYFVAPRKAQPPVPPMSRPVQRPVEITQWDQVLTMLDARHDKSIIPFGGGSPDVTQPSLKPIWRELSRAIQHNLSEVLNYDELAGRRELREQIARLMLDGGSVVTANDLVLTSGCHSALSLALLSVCQPGDIVAVESPCYYGTMQMLRGLGLKTIEIPTDPETGISIEALELALEQWPIKGVILVPNCNNPLGFIMPDARKRAALCLAQRHDIVIFEDDIYGELATEYPRPRTIHSWDIDGRVMLCSSFTKTIAPGLRIGWIAPGRYYDRLLQMKYAASGTNVPSTQMAACNFIREGHYHRHVRRMRQIYQRNMEIYTCWLREFFPCGICVTRPKGGFMLWVELPEQVDMVCVAKQLCRLKIQVAPGSLFSASGKYRNCLRINCALPPIEKHKEVMVQLGMAVKVAMEPDL from the coding sequence ATGACCCGCTATCAACATCTGGCCAGCCTGCTGGCAGAACGCATCGAACAGGGGCTGTATCGCCCCGGCGAAAAGCTGCCTTCGGTACGCAGCCTGAGCCAGGAACACGGCGTCAGCATCAGCACCGTTCAGCAGGCCTACCAGACGCTGGAACAGCAACAGCTGATCGTGCCGCAGCCGCGCTCCGGATATTTCGTGGCCCCGCGTAAAGCCCAGCCGCCGGTGCCGCCGATGTCGCGTCCGGTCCAGCGTCCCGTCGAGATCACCCAGTGGGATCAGGTGCTGACCATGCTCGACGCCCGCCACGATAAATCGATTATCCCCTTCGGCGGCGGCTCGCCGGACGTCACCCAGCCGAGCCTGAAGCCTATCTGGCGCGAGCTGAGCCGGGCAATTCAGCACAACCTTAGCGAAGTGCTGAACTACGACGAGCTGGCCGGGCGTCGCGAGCTGCGCGAACAGATCGCCCGCCTGATGCTCGACGGCGGATCGGTGGTCACCGCCAACGATCTGGTGCTCACCAGCGGCTGCCACAGCGCGCTGTCGCTGGCGCTGCTGTCGGTATGCCAACCTGGCGATATCGTCGCCGTCGAATCCCCTTGCTACTACGGCACCATGCAGATGCTGCGCGGATTAGGGCTAAAAACTATCGAGATCCCCACCGATCCGGAAACCGGGATCAGCATCGAGGCTTTGGAACTGGCGCTGGAGCAGTGGCCGATCAAAGGGGTAATCCTGGTCCCTAACTGCAACAACCCGCTGGGATTTATCATGCCGGATGCCCGCAAGCGGGCAGCGCTGTGCCTCGCCCAGCGCCACGATATCGTTATCTTTGAGGATGATATCTACGGCGAGCTGGCAACCGAATACCCGCGCCCGCGCACGATCCATTCCTGGGATATCGACGGCCGGGTGATGCTCTGCAGTTCGTTTACCAAAACCATCGCTCCCGGGCTGCGCATCGGCTGGATTGCCCCCGGCCGTTATTACGATCGTCTGCTGCAGATGAAATATGCCGCCAGCGGTACCAACGTTCCCTCCACCCAAATGGCGGCCTGTAATTTTATTCGCGAAGGCCACTACCACCGCCATGTGCGGCGGATGCGGCAGATCTATCAGCGTAATATGGAAATTTACACCTGCTGGCTGCGGGAGTTTTTCCCCTGCGGGATCTGCGTTACCCGCCCGAAAGGCGGCTTTATGCTGTGGGTCGAGCTGCCGGAGCAGGTGGATATGGTCTGCGTCGCGAAGCAACTATGTCGGCTGAAGATCCAGGTAGCGCCGGGCTCGTTGTTTTCAGCATCCGGGAAATATCGCAACTGCTTAAGGATCAACTGCGCCCTGCCGCCGATCGAGAAGCATAAAGAGGTGATGGTGCAGCTAGGAATGGCGGTGAAGGTAGCGATGGAGCCGGATCTATAG
- a CDS encoding DUF1127 domain-containing protein: MEFHENRAKQPFIGFVFLARAIKKWWLREQTRRTLQRMSDEQLKDVGLRRDQIN; encoded by the coding sequence ATGGAATTTCACGAGAATCGGGCAAAACAGCCGTTTATCGGCTTCGTATTTCTGGCGCGGGCGATCAAAAAATGGTGGCTTCGTGAACAAACACGCAGAACATTGCAGCGTATGAGCGATGAACAGCTGAAAGACGTCGGGCTGCGTCGGGATCAGATCAATTAA
- a CDS encoding MarR family winged helix-turn-helix transcriptional regulator produces the protein MTEDDLFARRPMGMRMAMVVRQWRAIIDSAITDTGLTQSSWTVLMQLHQLGDNVSVSELAEVQGIELPPLMRTLTQLEKQGYLLRSTSPYDKRIRLLTLTAEGRSRLEELNRVIESYQQSVTETIPEAQLAAFSATLNQIACNLRIIREEDNKI, from the coding sequence ATGACCGAAGACGACCTGTTTGCCCGCCGCCCGATGGGCATGCGCATGGCGATGGTGGTGCGCCAGTGGCGCGCGATTATTGATTCTGCCATTACCGACACCGGCCTGACCCAGTCAAGCTGGACGGTGCTGATGCAGCTGCATCAGCTGGGAGATAACGTCTCGGTCAGCGAGCTGGCGGAGGTGCAGGGCATTGAACTGCCGCCGCTGATGCGCACCCTTACGCAGCTGGAAAAGCAGGGTTATCTGCTGCGTTCTACATCGCCATATGACAAACGCATACGCCTGCTGACGTTGACGGCGGAAGGGCGTTCGAGGCTGGAAGAGCTGAACCGCGTGATTGAGAGCTATCAACAGAGCGTCACTGAAACCATCCCTGAAGCGCAGCTCGCCGCCTTTAGCGCCACGTTAAATCAAATCGCCTGCAACTTGCGGATAATCCGCGAAGAAGATAATAAGATCTAA
- a CDS encoding HlyD family secretion protein codes for MMTPEQKFARWVRVSIAAFLAIFAWFIVADIWIPLTPDSTVMRVVTPVSSRVSGYVSHVYVHNNSQVKKGDLLYELDPTPFINKVEAAQIALEQAKLSNQQLDAQIASARANLRTAQYTARNDKVTFDRYQRLSTMQNVSQSDLDKVRTTWQTSEQSVSALNASIQNLLIQRGERDDGRNVTLQKYRNALEEAQLNLGWTKVRAETDGMVSNLQLNPGLYATAATPLLALVSNQTDIVADFREKSLRHTGVNTDAAVVFDALPGKVYRAHVTSSDAGILAGQEEVNGQLSQPEQSTRWVRDAQRMRIHVALDEPLDKPLPTGARATVQLYNSDGPFARTFAGAQIHLVSFLHYVY; via the coding sequence ATGATGACCCCTGAACAGAAATTTGCCCGCTGGGTAAGGGTGAGTATTGCCGCCTTCCTTGCCATATTCGCCTGGTTTATCGTTGCCGATATCTGGATCCCGCTCACGCCGGACTCCACCGTGATGCGCGTGGTCACGCCGGTCTCGTCGCGCGTCTCCGGCTACGTCTCCCATGTCTACGTGCACAACAACAGCCAGGTGAAAAAGGGTGACCTGCTGTATGAGCTCGATCCCACGCCATTCATTAATAAAGTTGAAGCGGCGCAAATCGCCCTTGAACAGGCGAAGCTGAGCAACCAGCAGCTGGACGCGCAGATCGCCTCTGCCCGCGCCAACCTGCGCACCGCCCAGTACACCGCGCGCAACGATAAGGTGACCTTCGATCGCTACCAGCGCCTGAGCACCATGCAAAACGTCTCTCAGTCGGATCTGGATAAAGTGCGTACCACCTGGCAGACCAGCGAGCAGTCGGTCAGCGCGCTCAACGCCAGTATCCAGAATCTGCTGATCCAGCGCGGCGAGCGCGACGATGGGCGCAACGTCACGCTGCAAAAATACCGCAACGCGCTGGAGGAAGCGCAGCTTAATCTCGGCTGGACGAAGGTCCGCGCGGAGACTGACGGCATGGTAAGTAACCTGCAGCTTAACCCCGGACTGTACGCTACCGCCGCCACACCGCTGCTGGCGCTGGTCAGCAACCAGACCGATATTGTCGCCGACTTCCGCGAGAAGAGCCTGCGCCACACCGGCGTCAATACCGATGCCGCGGTGGTGTTTGATGCGCTGCCGGGCAAAGTATATCGGGCGCACGTCACCAGCAGCGATGCCGGTATTCTTGCCGGACAGGAAGAAGTTAACGGCCAGCTGTCGCAGCCGGAACAGTCCACCCGCTGGGTGCGCGACGCGCAGCGCATGCGTATTCACGTCGCCCTGGACGAGCCGCTGGATAAGCCGCTGCCGACCGGCGCGCGCGCCACGGTGCAGCTCTACAATAGCGATGGCCCGTTCGCCCGCACCTTCGCCGGGGCGCAGATTCATCTGGTGAGCTTCCTGCACTATGTCTATTAA
- a CDS encoding DUF2955 domain-containing protein, whose protein sequence is MSINTLARVFTPHGNIVYTANDFRQTLRIAVAGTIALSISTFYDVQYGVFFVVYPLMLLSLVPVFNRHVARQFVFSAAVNCVEMVLIVGYLSQWPVIMTLVVFGLYVMRFRFMSQGPLFLLGSMGVVCQSTMLNFMSYPTSNWHTLMFSNMEACVMAVALSALLNYFIPDVEPRKPPPRIEKDAARIRHEYLLSGSVATMIFVIFQVCDLSDSLSALMAGILILFPMHYRGAVLSSIWRVVGVVLACLYILVVQLIIYDFSNHMLLMMQLIGLGLAFSARLHVMEKVGAGVGFASITTIGIMFGQNLHPDQDLVFSDLYRITSVTVALIVTLTMVFLVHRLLNCFAPTRFVVTE, encoded by the coding sequence ATGTCTATTAATACCCTGGCTCGGGTCTTCACCCCGCACGGCAACATCGTCTACACGGCGAACGATTTTCGTCAGACGCTGCGTATCGCCGTGGCCGGCACTATCGCACTGAGCATTTCAACCTTCTACGACGTACAGTACGGCGTTTTCTTCGTGGTATATCCGCTGATGCTGCTGTCGCTGGTGCCGGTATTTAACCGCCATGTGGCGCGGCAGTTTGTGTTCAGCGCGGCGGTAAACTGCGTCGAAATGGTATTGATCGTCGGCTATCTTTCACAGTGGCCGGTCATTATGACGCTGGTGGTGTTTGGTCTGTACGTGATGCGCTTTCGCTTTATGAGCCAGGGGCCGTTGTTTCTGCTGGGTTCGATGGGCGTGGTATGTCAAAGCACGATGCTCAACTTTATGAGCTATCCCACCAGCAACTGGCACACGCTGATGTTCTCCAATATGGAGGCCTGCGTGATGGCGGTGGCGCTGAGCGCGCTGCTCAACTACTTCATCCCGGATGTCGAACCGCGCAAGCCGCCGCCGCGCATTGAAAAAGATGCCGCCCGTATTCGCCACGAATATCTGCTTTCCGGCAGCGTGGCGACGATGATCTTTGTGATCTTCCAGGTCTGCGATCTGAGCGACTCGCTGTCGGCGCTGATGGCGGGCATTTTAATCCTGTTCCCGATGCACTATCGCGGCGCGGTGCTCAGTTCGATCTGGCGCGTGGTGGGGGTGGTGCTGGCCTGCCTTTATATTCTGGTGGTGCAGCTGATTATCTACGACTTCAGCAACCATATGCTGCTGATGATGCAGCTGATTGGCCTCGGCCTGGCGTTTAGCGCTCGCCTGCACGTGATGGAGAAAGTGGGCGCCGGCGTTGGTTTCGCCAGCATCACCACCATCGGCATCATGTTCGGCCAGAACCTGCATCCGGATCAGGACCTGGTGTTCAGCGATCTGTACCGCATTACCTCGGTGACCGTGGCGCTGATCGTCACGCTGACCATGGTCTTCCTGGTGCATCGGCTGCTGAACTGCTTTGCGCCAACCCGGTTTGTGGTGACCGAATAA
- a CDS encoding LysR substrate-binding domain-containing protein, producing the protein MLHERPMSYLYEVGIQGGIRRAADILGINPSAISRQIAQLERALELPLLERQGRNVVLTEAGRLLAEDYYESRQRREKLESHLKDLRHMRGGTISVRIGGGLVTTFIESVMSTFSQSWPNVFVDIIVGSMQEMLNDIANGEADMAVAFGPIGNPELKRHSFQWGPICAVVSPHHPIATRPAVTIDELTQYRLIALTESYGLQRHMNAMFKTAGRQFHPAYRCNLFSTAMSLSQAGLGISFMTAYAAREAIAHGILRAVPIDHPISSSAQCHLLRNSDRRFSPAAHHMWRLLHNAFRDAQRALAA; encoded by the coding sequence ATGTTGCATGAGAGGCCTATGAGCTATCTGTATGAAGTCGGGATTCAGGGAGGCATTCGCCGGGCCGCCGATATTCTGGGGATCAATCCGTCAGCTATCAGCCGCCAGATAGCACAGCTGGAACGGGCGCTGGAGCTGCCTCTGCTTGAAAGGCAGGGAAGAAACGTGGTGCTTACTGAAGCAGGGCGCCTGCTGGCAGAGGATTACTACGAAAGCCGCCAGCGGCGGGAAAAACTGGAAAGCCATCTGAAAGATTTACGCCACATGCGCGGCGGGACCATCTCGGTGAGGATTGGCGGCGGGCTGGTCACCACCTTTATTGAATCGGTGATGAGTACATTTTCTCAATCCTGGCCAAACGTGTTCGTGGATATTATTGTCGGCAGCATGCAGGAGATGCTCAACGACATCGCCAACGGCGAAGCGGATATGGCGGTCGCTTTCGGCCCCATCGGCAACCCGGAGCTTAAACGCCACAGCTTCCAGTGGGGTCCCATCTGCGCGGTGGTCTCTCCGCATCACCCTATTGCTACCCGGCCCGCCGTCACTATCGATGAACTCACGCAATACCGCCTGATCGCGCTCACTGAAAGCTATGGCCTGCAGCGCCATATGAACGCTATGTTCAAAACCGCAGGACGGCAATTTCACCCGGCCTATCGCTGCAACCTCTTTTCGACCGCCATGAGCCTGAGCCAGGCAGGATTGGGGATCTCTTTTATGACCGCATACGCCGCCCGGGAAGCGATCGCCCACGGCATTCTGCGGGCGGTTCCTATCGATCATCCTATCTCCAGCAGCGCCCAGTGCCATCTGTTACGCAACTCCGACCGTCGTTTTTCTCCGGCGGCGCATCATATGTGGCGGCTGCTGCACAACGCTTTTCGCGACGCGCAGCGGGCGCTGGCGGCCTGA
- a CDS encoding nucleoside recognition domain-containing protein, with protein sequence MSENKTLECSSDETANEWKVGPGAWISLVIVLLVFSGLLFKVEGMAWLGAFDFTTLGGAFGTMKTPETNTFIGSGGISAKAGFLFALSLVPTVMLALGLLEIFTHYGAIRAAHKLLTPLLRPLLGIPGYTGLALITDLQSTDAGAALTKELYDSNRINRKDLVIMGAWQYSGAGLINNYFSIGSALFASLTIPIIIPLLLMFALKFVGAAITRLVLNTAYKGDFENE encoded by the coding sequence ATGAGTGAAAATAAAACGTTGGAATGTTCCTCCGACGAAACGGCAAATGAGTGGAAAGTCGGGCCCGGGGCCTGGATTTCACTGGTCATCGTATTATTAGTTTTCTCCGGGTTACTGTTTAAGGTGGAAGGCATGGCCTGGCTGGGGGCGTTTGACTTCACCACGCTCGGCGGCGCCTTCGGCACCATGAAAACGCCGGAAACCAACACCTTTATTGGCAGCGGCGGCATCAGCGCCAAGGCTGGTTTCCTGTTTGCTCTGTCGCTGGTGCCAACGGTGATGCTGGCGCTGGGCCTGCTGGAAATCTTCACCCACTATGGCGCGATTCGCGCGGCGCATAAGCTGCTGACGCCGCTGTTACGGCCGCTGCTTGGGATCCCGGGCTATACCGGCCTGGCGTTAATTACTGATTTACAGAGTACCGATGCCGGTGCGGCGCTGACGAAAGAGCTGTATGACAGCAACAGAATAAACCGTAAGGACCTGGTCATTATGGGGGCATGGCAATATTCTGGCGCCGGTCTGATTAATAACTATTTCTCGATTGGTTCGGCGCTTTTCGCTTCGCTGACTATTCCTATTATTATCCCGCTGCTTTTAATGTTTGCGCTGAAATTTGTCGGTGCGGCAATCACGCGTCTGGTTCTCAATACTGCTTATAAAGGAGATTTTGAAAATGAATAA
- a CDS encoding YjiG family protein translates to MNNSAKVSSNPFDIFVIGARKGFNIAINNLMPNVLMAYVIAEMLNLLGVMQIIGHVCAPLMGLFGLPGEAITVLLTSWLSASAGTGVAVSLLSKGTLNVADITILIPAIFLMGSQLQYMGRLLGVADVPKKYWPLLMAVSIINAVIAMLIMRVIA, encoded by the coding sequence ATGAATAATTCGGCAAAAGTCTCTAGTAACCCGTTCGATATTTTTGTTATTGGTGCACGTAAAGGATTTAATATTGCCATCAACAACCTGATGCCGAATGTATTAATGGCCTACGTGATCGCCGAAATGCTTAATTTACTCGGCGTCATGCAGATTATCGGACACGTTTGTGCGCCGCTGATGGGGCTTTTTGGTCTGCCGGGTGAAGCGATTACCGTATTGCTGACCTCCTGGCTTTCCGCTTCTGCGGGAACCGGCGTGGCGGTGAGCCTGTTGAGCAAAGGTACGCTCAACGTGGCGGATATCACTATTCTTATCCCGGCGATTTTCCTGATGGGTTCGCAGCTTCAGTATATGGGGCGGCTGCTCGGCGTGGCGGATGTCCCGAAAAAATATTGGCCGCTGCTGATGGCGGTGAGCATTATCAATGCCGTCATCGCCATGCTAATCATGCGCGTGATTGCTTAA
- a CDS encoding M20 peptidase aminoacylase family protein, with amino-acid sequence MSRTLEHFNYLHQIPELGFEEYKTSAYIGDALEAAGFQVQRNVGGTTGIVALLDSGRPGPVVALRADMDALGHIIDGRLEARHTCGHDGHSSVVLTAAEEILAEGLVKRGKLKILFQPAEELGTGAIALTEAGVLDDVDMLFGFHLRPLEECPKGKAVPAMYYSASATVMVDFHGKAAHAARPHLGINALDAASHAVQAVNGIHLAPSLTWSAKATRFLCDAGVTNSVPAKAHVCWDLRSAENDGMAMLKERVVRAIESSAVAYGATVNIQIVKEMPAAIIDEQATAIVSQAIREVFGDAGLTDAKSTPGSEDFFHYLRLRPEVKGGFWGLGCDLLPGLHHPEMHFDRAALADGVRVFKSCVRQLLG; translated from the coding sequence GTGTCGCGAACTTTAGAGCATTTCAATTATCTGCATCAAATCCCTGAACTGGGCTTTGAGGAGTACAAAACGTCGGCATATATAGGCGATGCATTAGAAGCCGCGGGGTTTCAGGTGCAGCGCAACGTCGGCGGCACCACCGGCATTGTGGCGCTGCTGGATAGCGGCAGGCCGGGGCCGGTCGTGGCGCTGCGGGCAGATATGGATGCGCTGGGCCATATTATCGATGGTCGTTTAGAAGCTCGCCATACCTGCGGCCATGACGGTCACTCTTCGGTGGTGTTGACCGCCGCGGAAGAGATCCTCGCCGAAGGGCTGGTAAAGCGCGGGAAGCTGAAAATACTCTTTCAGCCCGCCGAGGAGCTGGGCACGGGAGCGATAGCGCTGACTGAAGCGGGCGTACTGGACGACGTGGATATGCTGTTCGGTTTCCATCTCAGGCCGCTGGAAGAGTGTCCGAAAGGGAAAGCGGTACCGGCAATGTACTACTCCGCCTCCGCGACGGTGATGGTTGATTTCCACGGCAAAGCCGCCCACGCCGCGCGCCCTCATCTGGGCATTAACGCGCTGGACGCTGCCTCGCACGCGGTACAGGCGGTGAACGGGATTCATCTGGCGCCTTCGCTGACCTGGAGCGCAAAAGCGACGCGCTTTCTTTGCGATGCGGGGGTCACCAACTCGGTGCCGGCGAAAGCGCACGTGTGTTGGGATCTGCGCAGCGCGGAAAACGACGGCATGGCGATGCTGAAAGAGCGCGTGGTGCGGGCGATAGAGAGCAGCGCGGTGGCTTACGGCGCCACCGTTAATATCCAGATCGTCAAAGAGATGCCCGCCGCTATTATTGATGAACAGGCTACGGCCATCGTCAGCCAGGCGATTCGCGAGGTCTTTGGCGATGCCGGATTAACCGACGCGAAAAGCACGCCGGGCAGTGAAGACTTTTTCCACTACCTGCGCCTGCGTCCAGAGGTTAAAGGTGGATTCTGGGGGCTGGGCTGCGACCTGCTGCCGGGGCTGCACCATCCGGAGATGCATTTCGACCGCGCCGCGCTGGCGGATGGCGTGCGGGTGTTTAAATCCTGCGTGCGCCAGCTGCTGGGGTGA